The Methanoculleus marisnigri JR1 genome window below encodes:
- a CDS encoding pyruvoyl-dependent arginine decarboxylase, translated as MFVPTKCFFTKGVGIHKDKLASFELALRQAGIEKYNLVYVSSIFPPNCQLVSREDGLKELSPGSIVYVVMARNETNEPSRLASAAIGHAMPKESNAYGYLSEHHAFGETEEISGEYAEDLAATMLATTLGIEFDPDKAWQEREQIYKASGRIINTTHTCQAAEGVMDGRWTTVIAAAVFL; from the coding sequence ATGTTCGTTCCGACCAAGTGTTTCTTTACGAAAGGTGTAGGCATCCACAAAGACAAACTGGCATCGTTTGAACTGGCTCTCAGGCAGGCGGGCATCGAGAAGTACAATCTGGTCTACGTCTCGAGTATCTTCCCCCCGAACTGCCAGCTGGTCTCGAGGGAGGACGGCCTGAAGGAACTCTCCCCGGGCAGCATCGTCTACGTTGTCATGGCCCGGAACGAGACCAACGAACCGAGCAGGCTCGCATCCGCCGCCATCGGGCACGCGATGCCCAAGGAGAGCAACGCCTACGGCTACCTCTCCGAGCACCACGCCTTCGGGGAGACGGAGGAGATCTCGGGCGAATACGCAGAAGACCTTGCGGCAACCATGCTCGCGACAACGCTCGGGATCGAGTTCGACCCCGACAAAGCATGGCAGGAGCGGGAACAGATCTACAAGGCGAGCGGCCGGATCATAAACACGACCCACACCTGCCAGGCGGCCGAAGGGGTCATGGACGGCCGCTGGACGACGGTCATTGCCGCAGCGGTCTTCCTCTAA
- a CDS encoding restriction endonuclease, producing MPKFCPECGTPLQNINAKFCPECGTGLIQGTPTPIATTGTQTQPSTDDDWSKPIDWSEEEYPEEVAQPSVNAYELGTKLEEILDSIYRAEGYKTERRVKMPGQGGYTNEIDVIARRKNEQVAIECKNFASAVGIKEIRDFSKKLDDLGQGWRGVFAAFNDFTLEAQNFAESRNIETLGHKDIMEKWFAVSAGRVSRQGERLTLRSALSIKSDYLMVTTLPLQNKHLVEVSSARLTFHPYVKVPYAFKARVYDPTKKLHRFSDDGTIIIDLLDGKVLNKQARKGGSILNSLSSSKQSTDNVQALKTFKEVMDFSPSPEYSITIGSDYQITELKPEVTKRTVERAAIEYITARNTQDMAYTPAKGDVILDTRHRKFVPRRGDIKLFKSEMVQVPKWTIYFNAFGTIYTKEVFAHSGTVLENTIQYCPQHFKLGAINVKKETTAVCEVCGKAYCSEHISQCPVCGRWVCSDHASVCSSCGKTFCKEHASKICRECHQPLCSDCEVECPICHEPYGANHTLICDKCGAAVCPSCITTSGLLRKTRICKNCQ from the coding sequence ATGCCAAAGTTCTGTCCCGAGTGCGGGACGCCGTTACAAAACATCAATGCAAAGTTTTGCCCTGAGTGCGGCACCGGACTGATCCAGGGAACGCCGACGCCCATTGCCACCACCGGAACCCAGACCCAACCTTCTACAGACGATGACTGGTCAAAGCCTATCGACTGGTCGGAAGAGGAATACCCGGAAGAAGTTGCCCAGCCATCTGTGAATGCCTACGAACTCGGCACGAAACTGGAAGAGATTCTTGATTCGATTTACCGTGCGGAGGGCTATAAGACAGAGCGACGGGTCAAAATGCCCGGACAGGGCGGTTACACTAACGAGATCGATGTCATCGCCAGAAGAAAGAATGAGCAGGTAGCCATCGAGTGCAAGAATTTCGCATCTGCAGTCGGCATCAAAGAGATCCGGGACTTCTCCAAGAAACTTGATGACCTCGGTCAGGGCTGGCGTGGTGTCTTCGCCGCTTTCAACGACTTCACGCTCGAGGCCCAGAACTTCGCAGAGAGCAGGAATATCGAGACCCTCGGTCACAAAGACATCATGGAAAAGTGGTTCGCCGTCTCTGCCGGGAGGGTCAGCCGGCAGGGAGAGCGGTTGACGTTAAGGTCCGCCCTGTCCATCAAGTCCGATTATCTCATGGTAACGACATTGCCGCTGCAAAACAAACACCTGGTCGAGGTGAGCAGCGCCCGGCTTACTTTCCATCCCTACGTCAAAGTCCCGTATGCCTTCAAAGCTCGGGTCTACGATCCGACCAAGAAACTTCATAGATTTTCCGACGACGGGACGATCATCATTGATCTGCTCGACGGCAAGGTGCTCAACAAGCAGGCGCGGAAAGGGGGTTCCATTTTAAACTCCCTGAGTTCCTCGAAGCAGAGCACCGACAATGTTCAAGCGCTCAAGACCTTCAAGGAAGTGATGGACTTCTCGCCCTCCCCCGAATACTCCATAACGATCGGTTCAGACTATCAGATCACCGAACTGAAACCCGAAGTTACCAAGCGTACGGTAGAGAGAGCAGCAATCGAATACATCACAGCAAGGAATACTCAGGACATGGCGTATACCCCTGCAAAAGGGGATGTCATTCTGGACACGAGGCACCGAAAGTTCGTGCCGCGAAGGGGCGACATAAAACTCTTCAAGAGTGAAATGGTTCAGGTCCCCAAATGGACGATTTATTTCAACGCGTTCGGCACAATTTACACGAAAGAAGTCTTCGCTCACTCCGGGACTGTCCTTGAGAACACCATCCAGTACTGCCCGCAGCACTTCAAACTCGGTGCCATCAACGTCAAGAAAGAGACCACTGCCGTTTGCGAGGTCTGTGGCAAGGCCTATTGCAGTGAACACATCTCTCAATGTCCTGTCTGCGGAAGATGGGTCTGCAGTGATCACGCTTCGGTCTGCAGTTCATGTGGCAAGACGTTCTGCAAAGAGCACGCGAGTAAGATCTGTCGGGAGTGTCACCAGCCGCTCTGCTCCGATTGCGAGGTCGAATGTCCGATCTGTCACGAGCCATACGGAGCGAACCATACCCTGATCTGCGATAAGTGCGGGGCGGCCGTCTGTCCGAGTTGTATCACGACATCGGGGTTGCTGCGAAAGACGAGAATATGTAAGAACTGCCAATAA
- the cofD gene encoding 2-phospho-L-lactate transferase, translated as MITFLSGGTGTPKLLRGVRELLDERDIAVIVNTAEDTWLSGNHLSPDIDTVMYLFAGILDTNRWWGIRNDSYITHDLLARLGIEEYIAVGDQDRAIHAARGEMLRNGMGLTEITRTLCRMLDVRATILPMTDSVVTTYVRTLRGEIHFQEYWVKHRGDVAIDGVVRKFDAPPVATREVIEAIEESDAVVIGPSNPVTSVSPILECAGVREALRRQHVIAVSPFIGDTPVSGPAAALMRAFGKEPSSAGTYGLYEDFVDVFIQDTRDPVELEGALRQDTLMVNRGKSLDLAKSILTLVYGC; from the coding sequence ATGATAACCTTCCTCTCGGGCGGGACCGGGACCCCGAAACTCCTCCGCGGGGTGCGGGAACTGCTGGATGAGCGGGACATCGCGGTCATCGTCAACACGGCCGAGGATACCTGGCTCTCCGGCAACCACCTCTCGCCCGACATCGACACGGTCATGTACCTCTTTGCGGGCATCCTCGACACCAACCGGTGGTGGGGAATCCGCAACGACTCCTACATCACCCACGACCTCCTCGCACGGCTCGGCATCGAAGAGTACATCGCCGTCGGCGACCAGGACCGGGCTATCCATGCAGCACGGGGAGAGATGCTCAGGAACGGCATGGGGCTGACGGAGATAACCCGCACACTCTGCCGCATGCTGGATGTCCGGGCGACCATTCTGCCGATGACCGACTCCGTCGTGACGACCTACGTCCGGACGCTCCGGGGCGAGATACACTTCCAGGAGTACTGGGTGAAGCACCGGGGCGACGTCGCGATCGACGGCGTCGTCCGGAAGTTCGATGCGCCGCCGGTCGCGACCCGCGAGGTCATCGAGGCGATCGAGGAAAGCGACGCCGTCGTGATCGGGCCGAGCAACCCGGTCACGAGCGTATCCCCGATCCTCGAATGCGCCGGGGTGCGGGAGGCGCTCCGCCGGCAGCACGTCATCGCGGTCAGCCCGTTCATCGGCGATACGCCGGTCAGCGGCCCGGCGGCTGCCCTGATGCGGGCGTTCGGAAAAGAGCCCTCGTCCGCCGGAACCTACGGTCTCTACGAGGACTTCGTGGACGTCTTCATCCAGGACACCCGCGACCCGGTCGAACTCGAAGGGGCGCTGCGCCAGGACACCCTCATGGTCAACCGGGGCAAGAGCCTCGACCTCGCAAAGAGCATCCTGACCCTGGTCTACGGGTGCTGA
- a CDS encoding sulfurtransferase TusA family protein, with amino-acid sequence MEPEREPAAVADCIGLYCPVPIAMTKEALPADPAAEEDIRLRANRAGHEGDGAMRFSVRKMK; translated from the coding sequence GTGGAACCGGAGAGAGAACCTGCAGCGGTCGCGGACTGCATCGGGCTCTACTGCCCCGTGCCGATCGCGATGACGAAAGAGGCGCTCCCGGCCGACCCTGCCGCGGAGGAGGATATCCGGCTCCGGGCGAACCGGGCGGGGCACGAGGGTGACGGGGCCATGCGGTTCTCCGTCCGGAAGATGAAGTGA
- a CDS encoding sulfurtransferase TusA family protein — protein sequence MYADKTVNCVGSCQSPMLLIQGEMAVLERGQVMQVTADRHDLVEAVRSWADENGHTIEEEHVASGVTTLIVRKGAAPAAKAT from the coding sequence ATGTACGCGGATAAGACGGTAAATTGTGTCGGCAGCTGCCAGTCGCCGATGCTTCTGATCCAGGGGGAGATGGCGGTGCTCGAGAGGGGACAGGTCATGCAGGTGACGGCCGACAGGCACGATCTTGTCGAGGCGGTCAGGTCCTGGGCCGATGAGAACGGGCATACGATCGAGGAAGAGCACGTCGCGAGCGGCGTGACGACCCTCATCGTTCGCAAGGGAGCGGCACCGGCAGCAAAAGCGACGTGA
- the nifU gene encoding Fe-S cluster assembly scaffold protein NifU — MADQIGYSQKVMEHFMNPHNVGVIENPDGYGKVGNPVCGDIMEIFIRVKDNVIEDIRFRTFGCGSAIATSSMVTDLAKGKTLDEAMRLTRDDVATELDGLPPKKMHCSNLAADALHAAIEDYREKQKKE, encoded by the coding sequence TTGGCAGACCAGATCGGATACAGCCAGAAGGTGATGGAGCACTTCATGAACCCGCACAACGTCGGGGTGATCGAGAACCCGGACGGCTACGGCAAGGTCGGTAACCCCGTCTGCGGCGACATCATGGAGATCTTCATCCGGGTCAAAGACAACGTCATCGAGGATATCAGGTTCCGGACGTTCGGGTGCGGGTCGGCGATCGCGACGAGCAGCATGGTGACCGATCTCGCCAAGGGGAAGACGCTCGACGAGGCGATGAGGCTCACCCGTGACGACGTCGCGACCGAACTCGACGGGCTGCCGCCCAAAAAGATGCACTGCTCGAACCTCGCGGCGGACGCGCTCCACGCGGCGATAGAGGATTACCGGGAGAAGCAGAAGAAAGAGTGA
- a CDS encoding HEAT repeat domain-containing protein, giving the protein MGLWNRLGRKKGEETDASVDAEEDARVAGLAESLESEDIVIRWKAVRALGEIGEAAMLPLIKGLGDEDWCVRREAAAALGRVGPAAIPHLIGTFEHADDAMRQDAVRALRSLGSPAADALKEAVHYGDAAVRLGALNALEGFRAGDAFLEALADDDPGVRRCAIAGVQRSRDERGIEGLVALLRDPDEQVRALAADALADFGETAVSSCIEALGDEDEDFRRRNAAVLARIGVPAASSLSAALGDERPPVRRWAARVLGEIRSGEAVASLIGALADPDREARWHVCGALAGIGTPAVGPLVEALGNGDDAARHRAMEALWRVGEAAAPALIELTGAGDAETRRRSAIVLGEIAAPGASEALQPLLQDSDRDVRREAFEALEAIKARGELA; this is encoded by the coding sequence ATGGGACTATGGAATCGGCTCGGACGCAAGAAGGGGGAGGAAACGGACGCATCGGTCGATGCGGAGGAGGATGCCCGGGTAGCGGGACTCGCCGAATCGCTTGAGAGCGAAGATATCGTGATCAGGTGGAAGGCGGTTCGGGCGCTCGGCGAGATCGGCGAAGCAGCGATGCTCCCGCTGATAAAAGGGCTCGGCGATGAGGACTGGTGTGTCCGGCGGGAAGCGGCGGCCGCCCTCGGCCGGGTAGGGCCGGCGGCGATCCCGCACCTCATCGGAACGTTCGAGCACGCGGACGACGCCATGCGGCAGGACGCCGTCCGGGCGCTCCGGTCGCTCGGGAGCCCGGCGGCGGATGCCCTGAAAGAGGCGGTGCACTACGGGGACGCGGCAGTCCGCCTCGGGGCGCTGAATGCGCTCGAGGGCTTCCGGGCAGGGGACGCCTTCCTGGAGGCGCTCGCCGACGACGACCCCGGGGTACGGCGGTGCGCGATCGCCGGGGTGCAACGATCCCGTGACGAGCGCGGCATCGAGGGACTTGTCGCCCTCCTCCGCGACCCGGACGAGCAGGTTCGGGCGCTCGCCGCCGACGCGCTCGCCGACTTCGGCGAGACTGCGGTCTCGTCCTGCATCGAAGCGCTCGGCGACGAGGACGAGGACTTCCGGCGGCGGAATGCAGCGGTTCTCGCCCGTATCGGCGTTCCCGCGGCCAGCTCCCTCTCAGCGGCTCTCGGGGACGAACGGCCGCCCGTCCGCCGGTGGGCCGCCCGGGTGCTCGGTGAGATCCGATCCGGCGAGGCGGTTGCGTCGCTCATCGGAGCGCTTGCCGACCCCGACCGTGAGGCGAGGTGGCATGTCTGCGGTGCGCTCGCGGGTATCGGTACGCCGGCCGTCGGCCCGCTCGTCGAGGCTCTCGGGAACGGCGACGACGCCGCACGGCACCGGGCAATGGAGGCGCTCTGGCGGGTAGGAGAGGCGGCGGCACCGGCCCTGATCGAACTCACCGGTGCCGGCGATGCCGAAACACGGCGCAGGTCCGCCATCGTTCTCGGCGAGATCGCTGCTCCCGGCGCGTCCGAAGCGCTGCAGCCCCTTCTCCAGGACTCCGACAGGGACGTCCGGCGGGAGGCGTTCGAGGCGCTGGAGGCGATCAAGGCGCGGGGAGAACTCGCCTGA
- a CDS encoding 2-phospho-L-lactate transferase CofD family protein produces the protein MITFLSGGAGTPALIRGVRQILYDSEIAVVANTAEDLRVSGGHCAPDIDTAVFLFAGILDTNRWWGIKGDTYTTHNYLPKVAGGEPFPVGDRARAVQIARAALLDEGLTLTDAVRAQCRSLNIGATVLPMTDGDAALFVDTGTGCLPLLEYRMAADPGTEVRELVGQKPPAVTDGVRAAIEASDAVVIGPANPAASILPILGCAGMRDLLLEKFVVAVSPFSGGVAPDPKDAALMYAVGEPPTAAAVSRLYGEIVDVFVQDIHDPDDVPGSLRLETRLLHERQAESLAWDITAVIRHAVS, from the coding sequence ATGATCACCTTCCTCTCCGGCGGAGCCGGGACGCCTGCGCTCATCCGGGGCGTCCGCCAGATCCTCTACGACAGCGAGATCGCCGTGGTCGCGAACACCGCCGAGGACCTCCGGGTATCGGGCGGCCACTGTGCGCCCGACATCGACACCGCCGTCTTCCTCTTTGCCGGCATCCTCGATACCAACCGGTGGTGGGGGATCAAGGGCGACACCTACACCACCCACAACTACCTCCCGAAGGTGGCGGGCGGCGAACCCTTCCCGGTCGGGGACCGTGCCCGGGCGGTCCAGATCGCCCGGGCGGCGCTCCTTGATGAGGGCCTGACCCTGACAGACGCCGTCCGGGCGCAGTGCCGCTCGCTCAACATCGGGGCGACCGTCCTCCCGATGACCGACGGCGACGCCGCCCTCTTCGTCGATACCGGCACCGGATGCCTCCCGCTCCTCGAGTACCGGATGGCCGCCGATCCCGGGACGGAGGTCCGGGAACTCGTCGGGCAAAAACCCCCGGCGGTCACCGACGGGGTGCGGGCGGCGATCGAAGCAAGCGACGCCGTGGTGATCGGCCCCGCGAACCCGGCGGCGAGCATCCTCCCCATCCTCGGCTGCGCCGGGATGCGGGACCTCCTCCTTGAGAAGTTCGTCGTCGCGGTCTCGCCGTTCTCGGGCGGCGTCGCGCCGGACCCAAAGGACGCCGCCCTCATGTACGCCGTCGGAGAACCACCCACCGCTGCCGCGGTCTCCCGGCTGTATGGGGAGATCGTCGACGTCTTCGTCCAGGACATCCACGACCCCGACGACGTCCCCGGATCGCTCCGCCTCGAGACCCGCCTTTTGCACGAACGGCAGGCCGAATCGCTCGCCTGGGACATCACGGCGGTCATACGCCACGCCGTTTCGTGA
- a CDS encoding HD domain-containing protein has translation MKIIKDPVHGYVEADALALRLLDSGVVQRLRHVTQLGFANLVYPGANHTRFEHSLGTMHLAGLMSGQLGLDRDETKLVTTAALLHDIGHGPFSHVTEPVMEEFTGRSHHQIDRLVREGATAGILEGDGLDPAEVCAVVAGKHRLASIIHGSLDVDRMDYLMRDAHYTGVPYGTVDAHRLIRSTIFTESGIALHEGGINAAESLLIARTLMRPAVYFHHVSRIATSMFVHALREEVQNTPGTDAHELMRMDDAACMERLKHSSCEITRDLARRVYARDLYKRALYIGEDRVNAAAFRQELGPAREREIAREIAETAGVTEDEVLVDIPRLPRALSMEVRVRNSHAMVEIEEVSPLINTLNDTRRQQWRLGVYTIQEHRDTVEQAATEVLRVKRATKQDKLVVT, from the coding sequence ATGAAGATCATCAAAGATCCGGTGCACGGCTACGTCGAGGCGGATGCGCTCGCGCTCCGGCTGCTCGACTCGGGGGTCGTCCAGCGGCTCCGCCACGTCACCCAGCTCGGGTTTGCAAACCTCGTCTACCCCGGGGCAAACCACACCCGGTTCGAGCACTCGCTCGGGACGATGCACCTCGCGGGCCTGATGTCGGGCCAGCTCGGGCTTGATAGGGATGAGACGAAACTCGTCACCACGGCCGCCCTCCTCCACGACATCGGCCACGGCCCCTTCTCCCACGTCACCGAGCCGGTGATGGAGGAGTTCACGGGAAGGAGCCACCACCAGATCGACCGCCTCGTCCGCGAGGGAGCGACCGCGGGTATCCTCGAAGGCGACGGGCTCGACCCCGCCGAGGTCTGCGCCGTCGTCGCGGGAAAGCACCGCCTCGCGAGCATCATCCACGGGAGCCTGGACGTCGACCGGATGGACTACCTGATGCGGGACGCCCACTACACCGGCGTCCCCTACGGGACGGTCGACGCACACCGGCTTATCCGGAGCACCATCTTCACCGAATCGGGCATCGCTCTGCACGAAGGCGGGATCAACGCCGCCGAGTCGCTCCTCATCGCCCGGACCCTGATGCGCCCGGCGGTCTACTTCCACCACGTGAGCCGGATCGCGACGAGCATGTTCGTCCACGCCCTCCGCGAGGAGGTGCAGAACACCCCGGGCACGGACGCACACGAACTGATGCGGATGGACGACGCCGCCTGCATGGAGCGGCTGAAGCACTCTTCCTGCGAAATTACCCGCGACCTCGCCCGCCGGGTCTACGCCCGGGACCTCTACAAGCGGGCGCTGTATATCGGCGAAGACCGGGTGAACGCCGCAGCCTTCCGCCAGGAACTCGGCCCCGCCCGGGAGCGGGAGATCGCCCGCGAGATCGCCGAGACCGCCGGGGTCACGGAGGACGAGGTTCTCGTCGATATCCCCCGGCTCCCCCGGGCGCTCTCGATGGAGGTCCGGGTCAGGAACAGCCACGCGATGGTGGAGATCGAGGAGGTCTCCCCCCTCATCAACACCTTAAACGACACCCGGCGACAGCAGTGGCGTCTCGGCGTCTACACCATACAGGAGCACCGGGACACCGTGGAGCAGGCGGCGACGGAGGTGCTCCGGGTGAAGCGGGCAACAAAACAGGATAAACTCGTAGTGACATAG
- the aspS gene encoding aspartate--tRNA(Asn) ligase, with protein MRLPIRAVTPETESAEIVGWVHEVRDLGGLSFFLIRDRTGIIQVTIPKKKVPAEILDTARSVSRESVVRVRGTVKAIEKAPGGREIVPEELEIISTAESPLPLDVAEKVSAEMDTRLDSRFLDARKPRVRAIFFIRSAVTCAATAFLASRGCINIATPKIVAAATEGGTELFPIAYFEKEAFMNQSPQLYKQMMMAAGFEAVFEIGPIFRAEEHNTVRHLNEATSLDVEVSFADHNDVMELLEDLIVHVYDHVAKDCSEHLAELEIDLKVPSKPFPRIPYAEAIEIANKTIEEKLAFGDDLSPAAERAIGDTVGQHYFIVDWPTDIRPYYAMPYPDRPEFCKAFDLMHPRMELSSGAQRIHDHDLLVERISAKGLSPESFEFYLKPFRYGMPPHAGWGLGIERLVMTMLDLPNIREAVLFPRDRHRLMP; from the coding sequence ATGCGTCTACCAATACGAGCCGTAACCCCGGAAACGGAATCTGCCGAGATCGTCGGCTGGGTGCACGAGGTTCGCGATCTCGGAGGACTCTCGTTCTTCCTGATCCGCGACCGGACCGGCATCATCCAGGTGACCATCCCGAAGAAGAAAGTCCCGGCAGAGATCCTTGATACCGCCCGGAGCGTCTCGAGGGAATCCGTGGTCAGGGTCCGGGGCACAGTCAAAGCAATCGAGAAAGCGCCCGGCGGGCGCGAGATCGTCCCCGAAGAACTCGAGATCATCAGCACCGCAGAGAGCCCGCTCCCGCTCGACGTCGCCGAGAAGGTTTCCGCCGAGATGGACACCCGGCTCGACTCCCGGTTCCTGGACGCGAGAAAACCGCGTGTCCGCGCCATCTTCTTCATCCGCTCGGCGGTGACCTGCGCCGCGACCGCGTTCCTCGCCTCCCGGGGCTGCATCAACATCGCCACCCCCAAGATCGTCGCGGCGGCGACCGAGGGCGGCACCGAACTCTTCCCGATCGCCTACTTCGAGAAAGAGGCGTTCATGAACCAGAGCCCGCAGCTCTATAAACAGATGATGATGGCTGCCGGGTTCGAGGCGGTCTTCGAGATCGGCCCCATCTTCCGCGCCGAGGAGCACAACACCGTCCGGCACCTCAACGAGGCGACGAGCCTCGACGTCGAGGTCTCGTTTGCGGACCATAACGACGTCATGGAACTCCTCGAAGACCTGATCGTCCACGTTTACGACCATGTCGCGAAGGACTGCAGCGAACACCTCGCGGAACTCGAGATCGACCTCAAGGTTCCGTCAAAGCCGTTCCCGCGGATACCTTATGCAGAGGCGATCGAGATCGCGAACAAGACCATCGAAGAGAAACTCGCCTTCGGCGACGACCTCTCTCCGGCGGCCGAGCGCGCGATCGGGGATACCGTCGGGCAGCACTACTTCATCGTCGACTGGCCGACCGACATCAGGCCCTACTACGCGATGCCGTATCCCGACCGGCCCGAGTTCTGCAAAGCGTTCGACCTGATGCATCCCCGGATGGAACTCTCCTCCGGCGCCCAGCGTATCCACGACCACGACCTCCTCGTGGAGCGGATCAGCGCAAAGGGCCTCTCTCCCGAGAGTTTCGAGTTCTACCTGAAACCGTTCCGCTACGGCATGCCCCCGCATGCCGGATGGGGGCTCGGCATCGAGCGGCTGGTGATGACGATGCTCGACCTGCCAAACATCCGCGAGGCGGTGCTCTTCCCGCGCGACCGGCACAGACTGATGCCATAA
- a CDS encoding methionine synthase, with translation MTLTSVLLPTTVVGSYPVVKGSGLFARMDPLKHAVEVAVADQIGAGIDIISAGQVRGDMIRAFTSHLPGIRGSSVVGKVQPAARPITLADTKYALSRHPKVKGILTGPSTLAHGLSIETPFYRNKDELVLDIAQALAVEANYLQDAGVALIQVDEPIFSTGAANLAVGREAVNAIAGVLRTPVCLHVCGNLGDVIDDVLKINVAVFDFEFANNPQNLEVLSEKDLRGRMIGYGCVDSADPGIESIETIKKRIEAGIDVFSPETMLVDPDCGLRMQSHDAALEKLKNMVAAAGEVRAEYTG, from the coding sequence ATGACCCTGACAAGCGTGCTCCTCCCGACCACCGTGGTCGGGAGCTACCCGGTGGTGAAAGGATCGGGGCTTTTCGCCCGCATGGACCCGCTGAAACATGCGGTGGAGGTAGCGGTCGCCGACCAGATCGGCGCCGGGATCGACATCATCTCCGCCGGCCAGGTCCGGGGCGACATGATCCGGGCCTTCACCTCCCACCTCCCCGGGATCCGGGGGTCTTCGGTCGTCGGGAAGGTTCAGCCGGCCGCCCGGCCCATCACCCTCGCGGACACGAAATACGCCCTCTCCCGGCACCCGAAGGTGAAAGGTATCCTCACCGGCCCGAGCACGCTCGCGCACGGTCTCTCGATCGAGACGCCGTTCTACCGGAACAAAGACGAACTGGTTCTCGATATCGCGCAGGCGCTCGCGGTCGAGGCGAACTACCTCCAGGACGCCGGTGTTGCGCTCATCCAGGTAGACGAGCCCATCTTCTCGACGGGGGCGGCAAACCTCGCCGTCGGCCGCGAGGCGGTGAACGCAATCGCCGGCGTGCTCCGCACGCCCGTCTGCCTCCACGTCTGCGGAAACCTCGGGGACGTCATCGACGACGTCCTCAAGATAAACGTCGCAGTATTCGATTTTGAGTTCGCGAACAACCCCCAAAACCTCGAAGTGCTCTCGGAAAAAGACCTGCGCGGCCGAATGATCGGTTACGGCTGCGTGGACTCGGCCGATCCCGGTATCGAGAGCATCGAGACGATCAAAAAACGGATCGAGGCCGGCATCGACGTCTTCTCCCCCGAGACGATGCTCGTCGACCCCGACTGCGGTCTTCGGATGCAGTCGCACGACGCGGCGCTCGAAAAACTGAAGAATATGGTTGCCGCGGCGGGCGAGGTCAGGGCCGAGTATACCGGCTAG
- a CDS encoding RAD55 family ATPase: MADTNKRSTGIAGLDLALDGGFSPGTRIVISGSPLSGLELLAQQFWKEGEGAGSYLMLDTAPGENMIDARGMDPAAMAAAMEGKKIIVDSLSTLIAAWGIDRAAKFVLEDTRPIIEGEANIVYLLYTGAHSPSEEARIMRAADIFLSLRQEVNGNEFERVLAIEKVKDADVPQRVIPYNIMAVGLELSTTSRVV, from the coding sequence GTGGCAGACACCAACAAACGTTCGACAGGAATCGCGGGTCTGGACCTTGCGCTTGACGGAGGATTCTCTCCGGGCACCCGTATCGTCATCTCCGGATCTCCGCTGAGCGGCCTTGAACTCCTGGCACAGCAATTCTGGAAGGAAGGAGAGGGGGCGGGATCTTATCTGATGCTCGATACCGCGCCGGGAGAGAATATGATCGACGCACGAGGCATGGATCCCGCGGCGATGGCGGCGGCGATGGAGGGCAAGAAGATCATCGTGGACTCTCTCTCCACGCTGATCGCCGCCTGGGGGATCGACAGGGCCGCAAAGTTCGTCCTCGAAGACACCCGCCCGATCATCGAGGGGGAAGCAAACATCGTCTACCTCCTCTACACGGGAGCCCACAGCCCCTCCGAAGAGGCGCGGATCATGCGGGCAGCCGATATCTTCCTCTCTCTCAGGCAGGAGGTCAACGGCAACGAGTTCGAGCGGGTGCTGGCCATCGAGAAAGTCAAAGATGCCGATGTGCCGCAGCGCGTCATCCCCTACAACATCATGGCGGTGGGGCTCGAGCTCTCGACGACGAGCAGGGTGGTCTAG